A window of Zonotrichia leucophrys gambelii isolate GWCS_2022_RI chromosome 11, RI_Zleu_2.0, whole genome shotgun sequence contains these coding sequences:
- the FOXF1 gene encoding forkhead box protein F1, translating to MTAEAQQALSSQPPPPPVQSSYGPMSSVAEKQPQSSAMDAASAGTGGAAGSAPGSGGAPGGGGPKAKKTNAGIRRPEKPPYSYIALIVMAIQSSPSKRLTLSEIYQFLQSRFPFFRGSYQGWKNSVRHNLSLNECFIKLPKGLGRPGKGHYWTIDPASEFMFEEGSFRRRPRGFRRKCQALKPMYSMMNGLSFNHLPDSYGFQGSAGGLSCPPNSLSLEGGLGMMNGHLSSNVEGMGLAGHSVPHLPANGGHSYMGGCTGSSAGEYPHHDSSVPASPLLPAGGVMEPHSVYSSSASAWAPSASAALNTGASYIKQQPLSPCNPTANPLSSSLSTHSLDQPYLHQNSHNTADLQGIPRYHSQSPSMCDRKEFVFSFNAMASSSMHSAGSGSYYHQQVTYQDIKPCVM from the exons ATGACTGCAGAAGCGCAGCAGGCTCTGTCCTCtcagccccctcctcctccGGTGCAGAGCAGCTACGGCCCCATGTCCTCGGTGGCTGAGAAGCAGCCGCAGAGCTCGGCCATGGACGCCGCCTCCGCGGGGACCGGCGGCGCGGCCGGCAGCGCcccgggcagcggcggggccccgggcggcggcggccccaAGGCGAAGAAGACGAACGCGGGGATCCGGCGGCCGGAGAAGCCGCCTTATTCCTACATCGCCCTCATCGTCATGGCTATCCAGAGCTCTCCCTCCAAACGCCTGACCCTCAGCGAGATCTACCAGTTCTTGCAGAGCCGCTTCCCTTTCTTCCGAGGCTCCTACCAGGGCTGGAAAAACTCGGTGCGCCACAACCTCTCGCTCAACGAGTGCTTCATCAAGCTGCCCAAGGGCTTGGGACGCCCGGGCAAGGGCCACTACTGGACCATCGACCCGGCCAGCGAGTTCATGTTCGAGGAGGGCTCGttccgccgccggccccgcgggTTCCGGAGGAAATGCCAGGCGCTGAAGCCCATGTACAGCATGATGAACGGGCTCAGCTTCAACCACCTCCCCGACAGCTACGGCTTCCAGGGCTCGGCCGGCGGGCTCTCCTGCCCCCCCAACAGCCTCTCCCTCGAAGGGGGCTTGGGGATGATGAACGGGCATTTGTCCAGCAACGTGGAGGGGATGGGCCTGGCGGGACACTCCGTGCCCCACCTGCCCGCCAACGGTGGGCACAGCTACATGGGCGGCTGCACCGGCTCCTCGGCCGGGGAATACCCGCACCACGACAGCTCCGTGCCCGCGTCCCCGTTGCTCCCCGCCGGCGGTGTGATGGAGCCGCACTCGGTTTACTCCAGCTCGGCCTCGGCGTGGGCGCCCAGCGCCTCGGCGGCCCTCAACACCGGCGCGTCCTACATCAAGCAGCAGCCCCTGTCGCCCTGCAACCCCACGGCCAACCCGCtctcctccagcctctccacGCATTCCCTGGACCAGCCCTACCTGCACCAGAACAGCCACAACACCGCCGACCTCCAAG GCATCCCGCGGTATCACTCGCAGTCTCCGAGCATGTGCGACCGAAAGGAATTCGTCTTCTCTTTCAACGCCATGGCCTCCTCCTCCATGCATTCGGCGGGCAGCGGCTCCTATTACCACCAACAAGTGACATACCAGGACATCAAGCCGTGCGTTATGTGA